The genomic window GCCGGGCACGATCGAGAGATGGTGCTGGTTCGGGACCGCCGCGAGCGCCCCCGGGACGAGGAGGATCGCGAAGGCGAGGACGACGAGGGCGCGGGCCATGCGGCCGGGAAGGCGCCCGGGGGTCAAGAGCGTTCGGGCCGTGGCGCAGGGCGCCCGCCGGTCGCGGGTAACCTATAAGTGAAGACCCTCCATAGTCGCGTCGTTCCTCTCCAGGGTTTCGCTATGACCCCTCCCACACGTTTCTCGGACCTCCCGCTCTCGCGCGAGGTCCTCGACGCCCTCGCCGCGATGGGCTTCGAGTCCCCGACGGACATCCAGCGCGAGGCCATCCCCCCGCTCCTTGCGGGCAAGGACGTGATCGGCCAGGCGCAGACCGGCACCGGCAAGACCGCCGCCTTCGGCATTCCCGTCGTCGAGCGCATGGGCCCCAAGGGCCGCAAGCCCCAGGCGCTCATCCTCGTCCCGACGCGCGAGCTCGCCGAGCAGGTGACGGGCGAGCTCCACGAGATCGGCCAGTTCAAGGGCATCGACGCGGTGCCCGTGTACGGCGGCACCGGATTCGGGCCGCAGATCAAGGGCTTCCGCGAGGGCGCGCAGGTCGTGGTCGGGACGCCCGGGCGCGTCATGGACCACATGCGCCGCGGCAACGTGCGGTTCGACGAGATCAAGATGTTCGTCCTCGACGAGGCCGACCGCATGCTCGACATGGGCTTCGTGGACGACATCAAGTGGATCATGGCGCGCATCCCGCGCGACTGCCAGCACCTCCTGTTCTCCGCGACGCTGCCGAACGCGATCCTCACGCTCGCGCAGGAGATCATGCGCAATCCCGTGAACGTCGCCGTGAGCGAGGACAAGCTCACGGTGGAGGGCACGGAGCAGATCTACTACAACGTCGGCTACCGCAACAAGGTGTGGGCGCTCTACCGCGTCCTCGAAGCGGAGAAGCCCGACCTCGCGTTCGTGTTCTGCCGCACGAAGATGGAGGCCGACAAGGTGAACCGCCTCCTCAAGAGCCACGGCTATCCGTCCGAGGCCCTCCACGGCGACATGAGCCAGAAGACCCGGAACGAGGTCATGGACGACGTGCGCCAGGGCAAGGTCAAGATCGTCGTCGCGACCGACGTCCTCGCGCGCGGCATCGACGTGTCGCACTGCACGCACGTCATCAACTACGACATCCCGGAGGATCCCGAGTGGTACGTGCACCGCATCGGCCGCACGGGCCGCATGGGCCGCACCGGGAAGGCGATCACGTTCGTGACGAGCGAGGAGGGCCGCGCGCGGCTCGACCTCGAAGCCGTCTCCGGCGGGACGCTGCGGCTCGAGGAGGTTCCCGAGACCGAGGGCGGCGGGAAGGACAAGATCCAGAAGGTCATCGACTGGAAGGAAGTCAGCGACCCGACCGGCATGGTCTCCTTCCGCGTCGAGGTCGGCGCGAAGGACGGCGTCAAGATGATCGACATCTTCAAGGCCGTCAACAAGAAGTGCGGCTTCCGCGAGGACACGCTCGGGAGCATCTGGATCCGCGAGGACCACGCGATCGTGCAGGTGCCGTGGCTCGAGGCCAAGCGCTTCCACGCCGCCTACGCGAAGGGCGAGCTCCTCGGCAAGAAGGCGCGCGCCGAGATCGTGGCGACGCGTCGCGCCTGAGGCTGTCAAGGCCGGCCGAGAAACGCCAAGTACCCGTCCCGCGACCCCGGGACGATGTCGACCCTTCTGCGCGGCCTCGCCGCCGAGAGCCGTCTCCTCGCCGCGTCCCCGTTCGCCGCCGGAGCGCTCGTCGTGCAGGGGCTATTCCTCGCGGCGCTCGCGCTCCCCGGATACGAATCCATCGCCCGGGCGCTCGTCGGCCTTTTCGTGTGGGGACCGCTCCTCCTGCTCGGCCCCGTCGCGGCCCACTTCGCGACCGTCCGCGCGCAGGGCCACTGGTCGCTCGCGCTCGCCTCCGGGGCCCCGCCCCGGCGCCTCCTCGTTGCCGCCCTCGTCGCGCCCCTGGCCCTCCTCGCCGCGTACCTCGCGCTCGCCGCGCCCTTCGCGGTCATCATCCTCCTCGAGGCGGGCGCCTGGTGGCGCGACGCCGTATTCGCGACCGCCCTCGGGAGCCTCTTCGTCGGAGCGTGGGTCGTCGTCGCGGCGCTCGCCTTCGCGACCGCGATGTCGCCGCGCACGCCCGCGGGCAGCGCGGCGCTTGCGACCGGCGCAAGCATCCTCGCGCTCGCCGCGCCGCACGTCGCGGAAGGCCTTGCGGACGCCGCCCCGGTCGGCGCCCTCGTGTGGGCGACGCCGGAACGGATCGTCGCCGTCGCGGCCGGCCTCCGCGCCGCGCCCGACGACCTCCACCTGCGGTTGGCGCTCGCGGCCTTCGGCCTCCTCGCCGCCTTCGCGGTGCTTCTCGTCGGCGTGGGCGGCGCCCCGGGCCTCGATCCCGGCGCGGGTCGCGCGTGGCGACGGGCCGCGCCTCCCGTCGCCCTCGCGCTCCTCGTCCTTCCCGTTCTCGCGGGCGGGACGCTGCCGCCCATGGTCGACGCGTGGCAGCCTCCCCCTCCGACGGCCTCGCCCCTCGTCCACTGGGCGACGGCGGAGAACCTGCGCGGCGAGCCGACCACGCTCGCGGCGGGCGCCGAGCGCGCGGTGCGCCTCGTCGGCGACGCGCCCGCGGGAACGGGACCGGTCTTTGTGCGCTTCGCGACGCCGCCGGACCTCGTGGTGCGGCCGACCGAGATCCGGCTCGCGCCCGTCGAGGATGGCGGTGGAAGCGCCCGCTACGAGGCGGAGGTCACGTTCGCGCTCCTCCGCGTCGCGCACCTCGGCCGCGACCTCGGCCTTGCGGTCTCCGTCGCGACCGCGTTCGAGGACGGACGCGAGGAGCACACGCGTCTCGCGATGACGCGACCCCTCGCGACGCCGGCGGCCGACGCGATCGGCCCCCCCGCGGCCCTCCTCGCCGTGCTCCTGCCCCTCGCCCTCGTCGCGCGGCGGAGGCGTCGATGAGCCTCATGCTCGAAGCGCGCGGCCTCGCGCGGCGCCACGCCGCCCGCCTCGCCCTCGACGACTTCGCGATCGACCTCGCGCGCGGCGAATGCGTGGGACTCCTCGGCCTCAACGGATCCGGCAAAACCACCGCGATCCGCCTCCTCGCCGGCCTGCTTGCGGCCGACGCGGGCGCGGTCCGCCGCGCGCCGGGGTCGACGTTCGCGTTGGTCGCGGAGGAAGCGCCCGCCTACCCATCGGGCTCGCGGGTCGCGGACGTTTTCCGATATCACGAGCTGTGGTTTCCCCGACCGCCCCCCGCACTCCCGGCCGAGACGCGCGGGGCGCTCGCGCGGCTTCTTCCGCCCGCCTACGACGAGCGGAGCGCCGCGTCGCTCTCGGGCGGCGAGCGGCGCCGCGTCGACCTCGCGCGGGCGTTCCGGTCGGGCGCGGACGTGCTCGTCCTCGACGAGCCCACGAAAGCGCTCGACCTCGCGATGCGGCCCGCGGTCTGGGCGCTCGCGCGCCAGCACGTCGAGCGCGGCGGGAGCGTCCTCCTCGCGAGCCACGACGTCGAGGAGATCGTCGCGTGCGCCTCCCGGGTCGTGGTGCTCGCGAAAGGCAAGGTCGCGCACCGCGGGCCCGTCGCGGCCCTCGCGGGACCGGCCCTGCGCGCGCACGTCGTCGCGACCCCCGGACTCGTGCGCCGGCTGCGCGAGGTCCGGGCGCTCGCGACGCTCCGCGTCGAGACCGAGGCGAGCCTCGTCCTGCCGTGGCCCGCGCCCGGGGCGGAGCAGGCGCTCAGGGGCGCGCTCGCGGCCGCGGGCGTCGAGGCCGCGATCGAGCCCACATCGCTCGCCCGCTACAACCTCGCGCGGCTCCTCAGGGGCGAGGCGCCGCTCGCGCCGCCGTGACCATGCCCGCGGCGAGGCCTCCGGAGAGGGCGGCCACGACCCCCGGGGTCGCCACGTCCCAGGCGACGGGGCCTCCCGCGAGGCCCGAGGCGAGGCCCTGGCCGATCGCGACCGAGACCTGCACGAGCGCGAGGATGGAGGCGGCGGAGAGGGCGCCCGCGGCGAGCGCGCGGTGCATCGGGCGCAGGCTCACACCACCCGGATCGTCGTCGCATACGGGTAGTCCTTGCGGATCCAGCAGTGCCAATCGCACCAGTACACGTTCCCGCTCACGACGACGGTCGAGCCCCGCTCGACCTTCACGCTCTCGCGCAGGAATCCTTCGCAGGTCGCCCCGCAGTGGATCTGCTTCGTGGTTCCGGCGGTAACCTGGAGGCTCATGAAGGCGGAATCGGCCCAACCGGGAAGGTCGAAGGCGTACTGTCCGACGGCGGTGTAGGCCACGCGCGATTCGGCCGAGGGCGAGGCGTACGTGTAGCTGCGCTGCGTGACCTGGCAGCGCTCCCCTTCGGTCGAGCACCAGGCCGAGACCGCGGGCGGGTAGGAGCCCGATTTCGGGATCACGGGATGGACGACGACGATGTCCGCCGCGACGACGGGCGCGACGGCGGCGATCGCGAACACGAGCGCAAGGAAACGGTGGCGGAGGCTCATTGACCGCACGACGCCTGCCGACCGCAAGGAGTTCATCCCGAGATCGCCGCGGAGGCGTCAAGGTCGCGGCAGAAAGACGATGCGACGCCGTCGCGACCGCCCACCCGATGCGAGCCTTCGCCGCTTTCGCCCTCATCGCGTTTGCATGTCCAACCGTCCCCGCCTCGCACGGAGCCGTCATCGAGGAGATCGGCGAGCCGCTGCGCGCGATGCTGAACGCGCGCGGTCAGAGAAACGGCCTCGACGAACCCGCGCACGTCGAAACGCTCGTCCTCGATGCCTTCCACGGCCTCGGACGCGAGCACCCGTGGGCGCCATCGCGCGCGACCGGCGGATGGAGCCCGGCTCTCGTCGCGCCCGGCCACGGAAACCTGTTCGCCTGGTACGGATCCTGGGAGGATTTCGACGCCGACGGCGAGATCGACGAGGCGGACTGGGAGCTGATCGCAATCGACGCGCGGCTCGTCGCCTACCTCGATCCCGCCGCGCGGCCCCAGGTCGCCCAGAACCGGGAGGCCCCGCCCAACGAGCCGGATTTCGACCTGCGTCGCGCGGGCGACCACTACGAGGGCGCGGGTCTCGGCTTCGTCTCCGCGACAGGCTCGCTCGCGGAGACGCTCGAGACCCGCGTTCTCGCGAACCCGGATCTGCGCTTCGCGGGCGACGACGCCCTCGCGTGCCCCGCGTCGTGCCTCCTCGACATCGACCGCTACGCGGCCCTCGCCCCCGCGCCCGTCGCGTCGCTCTACGCCGCGACGCTCGCCCCCGTCGAACGCGCGCTTCCCCCGGTCTCGTTCGCGGCCGTCGCATGGGTCGAGCGCGCCTTCGCCGCGACGCCCGTCGCGGGCCCGTTCGCGGATGTCGCGCGCGCGGCGGCGGCCGCGACCTTCGCCGAAGCGGAGGACGAGTGGGAACCGGAGAACGGGGCGTCGCAGGCCCTTCTCGGCCGCTCGGCCTACCTGAACGAGACGCGCCACGCGTTCGACGCGCGCTTCGTCGCCGCGGTCCCCGCGCCCGGCGCCGTCGCGACGGCCCCCGACCTTAGCGGCGGAACGTTCCTCGCCGTCGAGGCCACGATCGTGCTCTGGCGCGACCGCGACGAGGACGGGGCCATCGACGCGTGGGAGACCTTTGGCGCGTGCCCCGTTTTCGAGGGGCGCCCGGTCCCGCTCGCGATGCGCGCGACGCCGCTCGAAGCGTCGGGCGGCGAGGTCGCGGTCGCCTTCACGTACGCGTCCCACGGGCGCGCCCCCGGGACGCCGACGGGCGAGGTCCTCGCGGCGGGCGTCCCGATCGAGGACACGCTCGCGTGCGACCCGGCCGATCGGGGCGCGGGCCTCTACAGGTCCTCGCGGCTCTGGTGGTTCCCGGCGGGCGCGCCCGCGCTCCGGCTCGAGGTCGGGTCCCCAAAATCCCCCGCGGCGAACGTGACGCACGAATCGAACGGCTACCGCCTCGTGGAGTGGTTCTGGGACGCCGACCGGCGCCCGCGGACGCCGTGACGCGCGCGGCA from Candidatus Thermoplasmatota archaeon includes these protein-coding regions:
- a CDS encoding DEAD/DEAH box helicase, with amino-acid sequence MTPPTRFSDLPLSREVLDALAAMGFESPTDIQREAIPPLLAGKDVIGQAQTGTGKTAAFGIPVVERMGPKGRKPQALILVPTRELAEQVTGELHEIGQFKGIDAVPVYGGTGFGPQIKGFREGAQVVVGTPGRVMDHMRRGNVRFDEIKMFVLDEADRMLDMGFVDDIKWIMARIPRDCQHLLFSATLPNAILTLAQEIMRNPVNVAVSEDKLTVEGTEQIYYNVGYRNKVWALYRVLEAEKPDLAFVFCRTKMEADKVNRLLKSHGYPSEALHGDMSQKTRNEVMDDVRQGKVKIVVATDVLARGIDVSHCTHVINYDIPEDPEWYVHRIGRTGRMGRTGKAITFVTSEEGRARLDLEAVSGGTLRLEEVPETEGGGKDKIQKVIDWKEVSDPTGMVSFRVEVGAKDGVKMIDIFKAVNKKCGFREDTLGSIWIREDHAIVQVPWLEAKRFHAAYAKGELLGKKARAEIVATRRA
- a CDS encoding ATP-binding cassette domain-containing protein — its product is MSLMLEARGLARRHAARLALDDFAIDLARGECVGLLGLNGSGKTTAIRLLAGLLAADAGAVRRAPGSTFALVAEEAPAYPSGSRVADVFRYHELWFPRPPPALPAETRGALARLLPPAYDERSAASLSGGERRRVDLARAFRSGADVLVLDEPTKALDLAMRPAVWALARQHVERGGSVLLASHDVEEIVACASRVVVLAKGKVAHRGPVAALAGPALRAHVVATPGLVRRLREVRALATLRVETEASLVLPWPAPGAEQALRGALAAAGVEAAIEPTSLARYNLARLLRGEAPLAPP